The Halogeometricum borinquense DSM 11551 DNA window TCTTTGCTTTCCTCCTTGAGTCGAATGAGGCTCGACAGGCCGTCGCCCGCGGCGACGACCTGCGTGAACTCATCATGCGGCCCATCGACACCGAGGCGATACAGGAGGAAATTCGTGAACTCGAACAGGAAAAACGAGAGATCGACAACGAGATCTCCAGTCTCGATTCTCTCGACGGCCGACTCCCCGAACTCGAACAAAAGCGCACGTCGCTGAAAGAGAAGATCGAGGAGAAACGCGCCGAACTGGAGGAGAAAGAACAGGAGATCGAGGAAGCCGATGCCAACGTCGAGCAGACGCGGGACGACCGCGACGAACTGGAGAATCGTCTCGACGACCTGAAACAGGCACGGTCGGACCTCGAAGACGTTCGATACGACATCGACGCCGAGGCCGAGAGCATCGATGCGCTTGAAACCGAACGGGATGAACTCACGACTGAACGTGAAGATATCCCCGAGGAGATCGACGGTGCTGACGAAATCGAGGCGCAGATTTCCGACCTCCGCGATCAGATGCAACGACTCGATTCCAGCGTCAACGAACTCCAGACGGTCATCCAGTTCAACGAGGACATGCTGGAGGGAACGAGTGCGGACGTTGCTGCGGCCCTCCGCGACGGGACCGACAGTGGCTCGGTCACTGACGCATTGGTCGAGTCGGATACGGTCGTCTGTTGGACCTGTGGTACCGAAGTCGAGACGAGTCAGATCGAAGAAACCGTAGACCGTCTCCGGTCGCTCCGCCGCGAAAAACTCGACCAGCGGAACGACCTTCGTGACCAGATTGATGACCTCGAATCCGAGCGCGACGAACTCGAACAACTGCACCGCCGTCGCGGACGACTCGACGACCGCCTCCAGAGCATTGACGAGGAACTTGACCGACGCCGAGAGCGCCGCGAGTCGTTGAAACAAAAGCGCGAGGATCTCACCAATCGAGTTGAGACGCTCGAATCCGAGGTTGAGGAGTTGGAGTCCCGCGATTACGGCGACATCCTCGAACGCCACCGCGAGGCGAACGAACTGGAGTTCGAGATCGGTCGGCTCGAAAACGAACTCGAATCGGTCAACTCCGAGATGGAGTCCGTCGAGTCCCGTCTGGATGACCGCGACGATCTGGAAGCCCGACGCGAGGAGATCGCCGACGAACTCGCGGACCTCCGGACGCGTATCGAGCGTATCGAGTCTGAGGCTATCGAGGAATTCAACACTCACATGGAAACCGTCCTCGACATCCTCGACTACGATAACCTCGACCGCATCTGGATCGAACGGACCGAACAGACCGTCCGTGAGGGTCGGCGGAAAGTCCAAAAATCGGTGTTCGACATGCATATCATTCGCAGTACCGACGATGGGGCCACGTACGAGGACACCATCGACCACCTCTCGGAGAGTGAACGTGAGGTAACCGGTCTCGTCTTCGCCCTCGCTGGATATCTCGTCCACGACGTTCACGAGACGGTACCGTTCATCCTTCTCGACTCCCTGGAGGCTATCGACTCGGGCCGTATCGCTCAGTTGGTAGACTACATCAGCGAGTACGCTGAGTACACCGTCGCGGCCCTCCTCCCCGAGGACGCGTCGGCACTCGACGACCAGTACGAACGCGTCCGCGAGATCTGAGACCGGCGCGTCAACCGTTCTTGCTGAACTCGTTTCGAGCGCTGTACGTCGTCTATAAGTTCTATCTGCGATCTATAACGGTCGATCTCGGTAACAGTAAACAATATCTGGGTATTAAACTTCTCAGCGCGTTCTCGTCCTCTCGCGACGCTTATCAGTAGTTGAAAATACGGATAGTTTATTCAGCAGGGTTTGTGGAATAGCTGTCCGATACAGACAAACTACTGGACGCTCACTACGGTACTCACCAAACGACGCACGAAAGTCCATCTTTGGACTTGTGAGTATGGAACGGTGATCGCCAGATATGGGAGATAGTATGTCAAGCCCTGTGATTTTGGATTAGATACCGGGCACCGGCAACTGCAAGTCCCAGCATAGCGCCGGTGAGAAGGCTAAATTCAAGGGAGTTTCCATTTAGTAAGAGAACAGCTGTAAGAGTGAGTAGAGCGACACCCCCAACGAAAACGCACTCTCCAGCGAGTCCAATTCGGCTCCGAAGGAATTGATCAGTGCTGGTTTCGCTCATACCCCCACTATCCGTGGAATGATGAAGAATTTTGGGACTACGCACCCCCACGTACCGATAGCGGCGGTTGGTTCTGAAGGACGGATTGAATAAATGTACCGTATTTTCAACGACTGTTATTAAAATTTCTTAAAATTCTACAATTTCCAAAAAGTGAGCATATTCATTTAGACGTTCGTGTACCTGACGGCAGCTAACGACCGATTCGACGTGGGTCGCTTGTGTATTCGGTCTCGATAGCGGCTCAAAATGGAACGGAAGGGTACTCGGCAGTTCCGAGCGTTTCTCCTCAGTCGCGGCGGATTGTGAGGAGTGCCGCGGCGAGGAGTGCCACGATTGCAACGACGACACCGAACCCGGGCGTTCCGGTTTCCGTTTCGGTTTCGGTGACCGTCTCGGTTTCCGTTTCAGTCTCGGTGACTGTCTCAGTTTCCGTTTCGGTGCCGGTGGTTGTCTCGGTTTCCGTTTCGGTCTCGGTGACTGTCTCAGTTTCCGTTTCGGTCATATTGCCGACTTCGGCGACGTTTCCATCGACGGTGACGGAGTCGGCCGCACCGCCGCGGACGGTCACGTCGAACGTGTCACCCACTTCCTGCTCGCTAAAGTCGAACATACCTTGGTAGGTGCCGTTTTCGGTGACGTAGACGGTCGCCGTCTTCAGGAAACTCGGCTGTGTGTCGCCCGTCGAACGGACGCGCAGACTGAGTTCCGTCCCGGGTGCGACTGTCGTCTCGCCCGCTATCGTCTGGTCGGCTACGGCTGAGACGTTTACCGGTTCGTCCAGTGAGTGCTCGGCTTCGACGATAGCGTACCCGTCTTCGACGGTTTGTTCTTCGTCAGCGAGGTTCCCCTCGTCTTCGTAGACCGTGAAGTTCGCCGTCAGTTCGTGGTCGGCGCTGAGGTCAACTGTCTGACCGCCCGGGCGCTGACCGATCACGTCGTCCGTGTCGAACGCGACGAAGTAGTTGTCGTTCACCGGGTCGGGGATGACGACGGTGTTCGAGGCGTCGAGTTGGAGTACGAACGGCTGACGGTTCGCACCGGGGTTCGACTGCTCGACGGTCAGTTCGTACAGGTTGCCGTTCGGTGCGAAGAACGCCGCAGTGTCGTTCCCGCTTTGCACATCGAGTACGCCTTCCAGACCGGATGCGTTCAACTGATGGATGACGATGTCACCATCAGCGATGGTGTCGGATCTGGTGACGTTTGCATTTTCGATGGCCTCATACACATCGTCGCTGTCGTCGAGCGTCGTGCCCGTCGGTGCAGTCCAACTGGCGAGCGAGTCGGTACTCCGCTCTTCGAGGATCAGCGTCCCAACGCCTTGTGCGTCGGCGGCGGCGTCACTCCCGGTACGAACTTCGAGGTCGTACTCGCCGGCGTCAAGGAGCGAACTGACCGTATTCTGCGGATCAATATCACTTGTGACGAGTTCGTCGTCGCTGTCGGCGACTTCGAACACGTCACCGCTGACGCCGCTCGTGGCAGCGTAGGTGTTGAACAGTACGGACACTTCCCCGTCGCCGGAGTCGTCTTGAACTGTGACGTTGGCACGGAAGCCGACATCGTCGCTGCCGACAGTCAACGTCGCTTCGTCAGCGTTCGCGATACTGACAGTGATGTTTGCGATGTCGCCGCGCTGTTGATTGACGATTCTGTCCTTGATACTTGCCCGACCTTCACCGGCTGTCGAAACGATGATGGTACTCGATTCAGTGACGACGCCGGATCCGAGATCGGTCACTTCGACAGTGTACTCGCCGGTCTCGACGGGACCGAGCGAGAACTCGTACTCGCCTTGCCCGCTCAGGTCGGCCGTGACTGATTCACCGCTGACGGCGTCGCCGTCGCTGTCGAGGAGTTCGACTTTCACACCGCGGTCACCGGCGTTCGCGGTGACGGTACCCTCGATGCTTTCCTCGTCCGTGACGCTCGTTTCGTCGAGGTCGACGTCGAGTCCGAGTTCGCGGAGTTCGATAGTCGCTTCGTTACTTCCATCGAAGGTGACGGCATAGCTACCGATTCTGCGGTTCTCGGTGTTGAACGTGTAGACGCGACTGTTCGTCCCGGTGGAACCCGAGGCGAAGAAGTCTTCCGTCTCGTCGTCGGTGCCGCTGACTTCGATGTCAGTATTGACCGATGCCGCTTCGACGGCGACGATAGAGCCCTTGTAGGCGTTCACGTCTCCGTTCGGACCGACAGTGGTCGCCGCGAACGCGACATCTTTTCGACCGCTGTTCGAGAGGTCGTTGTTCGACGTATCTTCGATGTCGTCCGAGAGCCGGACTTCGATATCGTGTGACTGTACGACTTCGTTCATCTCGATAACGACGCGGCCCGCGTCGGGTTGAGTGATGTCGCTGACTTGGCCCGACAGATCTTCGTCGTCGTCGAAGACGGTGAAGTTGGCCGTCGTCAGGCTGTTGCTGTTCACCTCCGTGTCGAAGGGTACCTCGATAACAGCAGTGTCGCTGCTGTTGACGTAGTGTACGGCACCGCCGTCGTAACTGAATGTTGTCTGTGCCGCACTCGCCCCCGCGAACGCGACGGTCCCGGCGAATACCGAGAGGACCATCAGCGCAGAGAGAGCGATTGCCCGTGTTTTGTACGTGTGACTCATGGTTTCTACTACTCCTCGTAACCCAGTCAGAACGGCCACCGATATCCCCAATGGATTAGCGTGTTACAGGCCGGTCGGACTGGTTTCTAGTGAGGATGTACTGACTCGTGAGACTGGTGAGAGTAAGTACTTTGTGTTAGTTTCGACTATTAACTATGTGATAATATTGCTCTCTGTTTCTCTCTGTACGTAATTCGGGATTTTTGCTTTGACTCCCTGGTTGTCCTTACTGTTGGTCGCGCACCTGTGATTGGACCACTTCTCCCGCGAGACGATATCGAAGGCACCGTTCGGATGCGACCGACTTCTTCCTCGCGGGAAGATATCTCACCGTTTGGTCCGCCCCGCAAAGACACGCCGCTGCACGGTCTGTACTCGGTCGATGGCTGTCCATCCGCGGCGGAGGACAGTACGGAGAATTCTTCCGGCGATGTAAAGTGCGAGAAACGACCCAACAGATGCGGCGACGATAGCTGGAACCTCAACTGGTGTCTGCGTGTAGACGATGGTGGCGGGTGTTGTCGGATAGAGGAGTGTTCGCCCTGCAAGTGCGATACCGCCGAATGCGACGGTGGCGACGAGTAACTGCCTTCCGGTCCGCACGACTAGCGACTGGCCGAGTCTGAACGGTGCCGTAACGGCGCACGTCGCACCGAACACCGTTGCGCCGAACACGATTATGCCCGCTATCCAATTCGTCGGCGGGATGTCTGCGAGAGCGATACTGCTCAACGCCGCGGTCCACCATCCGAGACCCAGCACGACCATTCTTCCATCCCGGTATTGCACGAGTTCCCACGCTCGCGTCTCGTTTTCTCTCGTACGCATACTGTTGATATATTAACGGGAAATTAATATATGTTGTCCCATGTTCACATACAACATTCAGGGTACCGCTTCGGTCATGATATTGTCGAACCGAGGAAGCTAAACCGCCCACCGTACTCTCTTCGGAAGAAAGCGATGCGCGAGGATGAACTGGCGACGGCGGTGGTCGAACACTTCGAGACGGCGTTCGAAGACAGTGAGGTTCGACTCGAAGAGCCATACGACCATTACGGCAACCGCGGGTCCGTAGATGTGTACGCGCGCACGCGAGATCCCGAGCGCGTTGATTATCTCGTCGAACTCAAGGCGGACCCGGCCGTCAGAATCGCCTCGGGTGCGAACGAGATTCTGCGTCAGTATCGCCGTATGGAGCGCTACTTCTACAAAGACGACGAGCACGTGATTCGCCGGAAACTCGCCCGAGACGGGCCGGGTGTTCACTTTCTTCTCCTCTTCGCGCCGACGGTGGCGTGCGTCGAACACGTCGGTGAACACCGCAAACTGTACGAATCGGTCACAACTGACACGAGCGTGAACGGCATCCCTGCGGTACGGAAAGTGGCCTTCCTCACGAATCTCGACCGCGCTAATGACGGTAAACTCGGCTTCCTCTCGGTCAACGGTGACGTGCCGTTCGACTCGGTGTTATTCCACCAGTCTATTCCTTCAGGATCACAACTTCAAGCGGCGATGAACGACGCCGACTTGAGTGAGTGACAAGATAACTATACGACGGAGTAGCGGTTCCAACATTCGCTTAGTGATACGCTGGCCTTCGAACCTCCGTATACCGAATAGCGATATATGAGCCGATGAAAGGTGCCGTTGTACTGTTTCGGAGGCCGAACTATTCGTATATTCGAGAAAAGACCCACATTCAACACATATCGAACCCCGTCCTGTTGGTTATGAAAGATGCTGGAGCAGTGCTTCGGTTACTTCTTCACGCTCGTGGTGTACCCAGTGTGAAGCATCAGGAAACATCCGTAGCTGACCGTTTTCACAGTAGTCGATACTCTTTTGTGCCATTGCGGGGACGAGTGCGATGTCGTCTTCACCCCAACAAATCAGTGTCGGCTGAGTAACGGTGTTGCGTGCTGGGCGTTCCGAACGACGGAATCCACGATACCAGTTTATCCGTGGACCAACGCCGGTGTGCCGCCAGGCCGCCCGGTAGCGATGGATTGTTTCCTCGTCGAACGTTCCTTGATTTGAAGTCACTTCAAGCGATGCAACCATATTCTCCATCTCGTTTCGACTCAACATCCACTCGGGTAGTTTCGGTACCTGATAGAACCAGACGTACCAGCTCCGGACAATTTGTCGGAGACTCGCTCGTAAGGTATCTCGGTACACTGTCGGATGTGGGACGTTTAAGATTCCGAGTCGGTTGACGACAGATGGCTGACGGAGTGCGAGGTTCCAAGCGACGTATGCACCGAAATCGTGTCCGACAACGTGTGCCGATTCCCGTCCCTCATCGTGAATCAACTCACGTATGTCGTCACATAAATTCGGTGTCCGATAGGGATCGATTCCGGTTGGAGCTTCGCTCAGATTGCAGCCCCGCTGGTCCGGTACGACCACACGGAAGCCGGCTTCGACGAGCGAAATAATCTGGGCGCGCCAGCCGTACCAGAAATCGGGATGCCCATGCAGTAAGACGACCAGCGGAGCGTCGGTTTCGCCCGCTGCCACGACGTGTAACTGGACGCCGTTAACGTTGCGATAGGTAGATTCGACACGGTGATCAGCAAGTAACGATGCATCGGTGTCCGGGAATGTTTTTGTATCTGTCATCAGTATTGACTTGAAACTCCAACCGGATTCTGTACCTGTACCACAGTCATGGGAATTTTAAATCAGAGTAAGTAAAAAGAAACGACGGAGCTGAATATCGTTACTGCCGCAGTCATAGGGCTATTTTTAAACTATACTTCCTCTTTCGGGGACAAACGAGTAGTCTGATAAACAAGTATTCTGATGACACTTATAGAACCGAACTGATGGGAGCGTTCGCAACGTAACGATGGTATTTAGGGACGAATTCGAGACCACGGAACCGACGCACAAACTCGTCACGAGAAATCTCCCCGATGTCAAGGACTGGGACGAGGTCGGATGGATCAGCGTCGAAAATCGGGCACTGACCGTATTCATGAACTATGGGGCCGCCGTTCAGTTCCAACTTGATCCCAAACACGGATAGTTCGAGACCGCTCAGCGGGAACTAACCCGTGTTTTAGAACCAAATTGTCTGTTCGCTGGCTCAGAAGAGGAGTATCGAGCAACACTCCCCGACGACCGTGAGCTCGTCCAGTCGATTTTGGCTGTAACTACTGGTGACACTGACGAACCAATCGACAGAACGTTTTATCTCGATGCGTTTGCGGTGGTAACTGAACAATCGTGGGTCTATCGGTCGGTTCCACACCACTTTCACATTCGAGAGATCAACGCCACGGGACATGCGGGACTACTGGAGGAGTTGCGCGAGTCGCTGGCGGACGTTCGGGGTTCGACCGTGGTTCCATTCGGGGGGCTCATCTCGTGGGAGGCTGACAGCACGCAGTACGAACTGGTGTGGGATGCACTGCGCCAGTCTGACGGCGGTGAGGGGTACGTCTCGTATGATTTGGAGCGTCTGAAGCACGTTGCTATGCACCCACAAGAACACTCACTTGTTTTCGAGTGGGAATCGGCGTCTGAGGAGCCGCTCCTTCGTCGCGCCTTCTGGCGGTTCTTCGATCCTGAAACGGCAACCCCACCACGCCGTATTGTCGTTCCTGACAGACAGCGGAGGAGAGAAGTACTTTCTGCGTTCCGCCGACTCCGTCGCGACCTTGACTATCAATACACGGTCGAAGCCGACTCGACTGAGTAGGGTCTTGAAGCCTCTGTCAACCGATCACGAAGAACCTGAAGCGCCGAAATCCGACTGAAAACTAATCGTGTTCCGTGAACGGGATGTCCCGCGTTGAGAGGATGATTTCAGCGACCTCTTCGGGGTGTTCCGCGGCGACACGAACAAGGGCATCGTGGAACTCGCGGCCGGTCAAATCGCGTACGTCGTGTTCGCGGCG harbors:
- a CDS encoding alpha/beta fold hydrolase, with translation MTDTKTFPDTDASLLADHRVESTYRNVNGVQLHVVAAGETDAPLVVLLHGHPDFWYGWRAQIISLVEAGFRVVVPDQRGCNLSEAPTGIDPYRTPNLCDDIRELIHDEGRESAHVVGHDFGAYVAWNLALRQPSVVNRLGILNVPHPTVYRDTLRASLRQIVRSWYVWFYQVPKLPEWMLSRNEMENMVASLEVTSNQGTFDEETIHRYRAAWRHTGVGPRINWYRGFRRSERPARNTVTQPTLICWGEDDIALVPAMAQKSIDYCENGQLRMFPDASHWVHHEREEVTEALLQHLS
- a CDS encoding DUF7827 domain-containing protein; amino-acid sequence: MSHTYKTRAIALSALMVLSVFAGTVAFAGASAAQTTFSYDGGAVHYVNSSDTAVIEVPFDTEVNSNSLTTANFTVFDDDEDLSGQVSDITQPDAGRVVIEMNEVVQSHDIEVRLSDDIEDTSNNDLSNSGRKDVAFAATTVGPNGDVNAYKGSIVAVEAASVNTDIEVSGTDDETEDFFASGSTGTNSRVYTFNTENRRIGSYAVTFDGSNEATIELRELGLDVDLDETSVTDEESIEGTVTANAGDRGVKVELLDSDGDAVSGESVTADLSGQGEYEFSLGPVETGEYTVEVTDLGSGVVTESSTIIVSTAGEGRASIKDRIVNQQRGDIANITVSIANADEATLTVGSDDVGFRANVTVQDDSGDGEVSVLFNTYAATSGVSGDVFEVADSDDELVTSDIDPQNTVSSLLDAGEYDLEVRTGSDAAADAQGVGTLILEERSTDSLASWTAPTGTTLDDSDDVYEAIENANVTRSDTIADGDIVIHQLNASGLEGVLDVQSGNDTAAFFAPNGNLYELTVEQSNPGANRQPFVLQLDASNTVVIPDPVNDNYFVAFDTDDVIGQRPGGQTVDLSADHELTANFTVYEDEGNLADEEQTVEDGYAIVEAEHSLDEPVNVSAVADQTIAGETTVAPGTELSLRVRSTGDTQPSFLKTATVYVTENGTYQGMFDFSEQEVGDTFDVTVRGGAADSVTVDGNVAEVGNMTETETETVTETETETETTTGTETETETVTETETETETVTETETETGTPGFGVVVAIVALLAAALLTIRRD
- a CDS encoding archaea-specific SMC-related protein, translated to MSRAQSTTGTVTLHVENIGGIRETTVELGPGVTALAGRNATNRTSLLQSIMAALGSDRASLKGDADEGSVTLTVGDQTYTRTLKRRGSTVVTEGDPYLEDATLADLFAFLLESNEARQAVARGDDLRELIMRPIDTEAIQEEIRELEQEKREIDNEISSLDSLDGRLPELEQKRTSLKEKIEEKRAELEEKEQEIEEADANVEQTRDDRDELENRLDDLKQARSDLEDVRYDIDAEAESIDALETERDELTTEREDIPEEIDGADEIEAQISDLRDQMQRLDSSVNELQTVIQFNEDMLEGTSADVAAALRDGTDSGSVTDALVESDTVVCWTCGTEVETSQIEETVDRLRSLRREKLDQRNDLRDQIDDLESERDELEQLHRRRGRLDDRLQSIDEELDRRRERRESLKQKREDLTNRVETLESEVEELESRDYGDILERHREANELEFEIGRLENELESVNSEMESVESRLDDRDDLEARREEIADELADLRTRIERIESEAIEEFNTHMETVLDILDYDNLDRIWIERTEQTVREGRRKVQKSVFDMHIIRSTDDGATYEDTIDHLSESEREVTGLVFALAGYLVHDVHETVPFILLDSLEAIDSGRIAQLVDYISEYAEYTVAALLPEDASALDDQYERVREI